ttgtgggtagtaaagaaataggtatttcgtctgccgttacgttctgagttcaaattccgccgaggtcgactgtctttcatccttccggggtcgataaattaagtaccagttacgcactggtgtcgatttaatcaacttaatccgtttgttccttctgtgtttaggcccttgtgggtagtaaagaaataggtatttcgtctgccgctacgttctgagttcaaattccgccggggtcgactttgcctttcatccttccggggtcgataaattaagtaccagtttgacCGGgtcataaaaacaatttaaaaaaatggcgatccttcggtataggtacacacgtgactttgtttacatttctgaagataacataaacccttttctcccacccctaaccctaacctataaaaaaaaacagcctggcgtgctaacgtttcagcctcTCTTCTTTTTGTTAGGGAGATTTTAAACACAAGGGTTACTGTTTGGGGGAggtcttatttatttactgttatggatatcccctttttttttttttctgctgactTGTATCATATAGTCTTTGACTCAATTCAGCAGGAGTGgccctgtggtaagtagcttgcttaccagccacatggttccgggttcagtcccactgcgtggcatcttgggcaagtgtcttctactatagccccgggccgaccaatgccttgtgagtggatttggtagacggaaactgaaagaagcctgtcgtatatatgtatatatatatttgtgtgtgtgtatgtgtgtctgtttgtccccctagcattgcttgacaaccgatgctggcgtgtttacgtctccgttacttagcggttcagcaaaagagaccgataaaataagtactaggctcacaaagaataagtcccagggtcgatttgctcgactaaaaagcggtgctccagcatggccgcagtcaaatgactgaaacaagtaaaagagagtgaagagagaTATTAATAACTTCACCACACACATTCAACTCCATAAtaatccaaagtaccttggatcgcagaacaacctgctgtgcttaccttggatcatagggcgacctgctgtgcttgaggagacctattgagtcaagtacatcaacatcaaaataaaaaaaatcaaatagaaattgtagttgtgatacctgtgccggtggcacgtaaaaagcaccaaccgatcgtgaccactgccaacctcccctggcacgtaaaaagcaccaactgatcgtggccactgccaacatcccctggcacctgtgccggtggcacgtaaaaagcaccaaccgatcgtgaccactgccaacctcccctggcacgtaaaaagcaccaactgatcgtggccactgccaatctcccctggcacctgtgccggtggcacgtaaaaagcaccaaccgatcgcggCCACTGccaacctcccctggcacctgtgctggtggcacgtaaaaagcaccaaccgatcatggccactgccaatctcccctggcacctgtgccggtggcacgtaaaaagcaccaaccgatcgtggccactgccaacctcccttggcacctgtgccggtgacacgtaaaaagcaccaaccgatcgtggccactgccaaactcccctggcatctgtgccggtggcaagtaaaaagcaccaaccgatcatggccactgccaatctcccctggcacctgtgccagtggcacgtaaaaagcaccaactgatcgtggccactgcaaaactcccctggcacctgtgccggtggcacgtaaaaagcaccaactgatcgtggccactgccaaactcccctggcacctgtgctggcggcaagtaaaaagcaccaaccgatcatggccactgccaacctcccctggcacctgtgccggtggcacgtaaaaagcaccaactgatcgtggccactgccaaactcccctggcacctgtgctggcggcaagtaaaaagcaccaaccgatcatggccactgccaacctcccctggcacctgtgccggtggcacgtaaaaagcaccaactgatcgtggccactgccaaactcccctggcacctgtgctggcggcaagtaaaaagcaccaaccgatcgtggccactgcacgtaaaaagcacccactacactcacggagtggttggcgttaggaaaggcatccagctgtagaaacactgccaagatcagactggaggcttggtgcagccttccggcttcccagaccccagttgaaccgtccaacccatgctagcctggaaaacggacgttaaacgatgatgatgatgatgaacatttaacgtctgttttccatgcggTTATGGCTTGGACAGCTCACAGGGACAGGCAAGCACAGGGCCCACACCAGGTTCcacagtctgttttggtttggtttctgcggctagatgcccttcctgatgtcaaccactttacagtgtgttgggtggcctttatgtgccaccagcatgggtgcatttacacGGCAATAGCATAAGTGCATCTTAATCTACGTAAGATGCACTCATGCTACCAAGtgcatttaaataagtaccagttatgcactggggtcgatataatcaacttaatccctttgtctgtcccttctgtgtttagccccctatggGTAGTAAaggacatgtttgtatgtatggatgagtgCAATTTTATTAGCTTGATGCATCTTTCTAAGTACAGCAAATTACAACTCCCAGGCCCTTGTCAATTCCTCAGTGAGGTCCAGCATCTGAAAATACTTTCTCGTCATTTCGTTCCCATGTCTTCATGGGTTTACCCCTTCAACAGGTTCCCTTCACAACTAgagactggtacttctttaagcTGTTGTCCGCATCCACATATATCCCATGATCAAACTATCACAGTCTTCTCTTGCAAACTGCActagtttggtcatgtgatgcatatcgATGAGGaccgcctgtcgctacgttctgagttcaaattccgccaaggtcgactttgcctttattatGAATTGTAGAAAGAAATTTTGCAGAataataggcgcagaagtggctgtgtggtaagtagcttactaaccaaccacatggttccgagttcagtcccactgcgtggcatcttgggcaagtgtcttctgctatagccccgggccgaccaatgccttgtgagtggatttggtagacggaaactgaaagaagcctgtcgtatatatgtatatatatatatatgtgtgtgtgtgtttgtgcgtctgtgtttgtccctctagcattgcttgacaatcgatgctggtgtgtttacgtccccgtcacttagcggttcagcaaaagagaccgatagaataagtactgggcttacaaagaataagtcctggggtcgatttgctcgactaaaggcggtgctccagcatggccgcagtcaaatgactgaaacaagtaaaagagtaataagattaaaaaacaaacaacctGTTTTGATTAAAGATAAATTTATTCTCTGCAATCAATTTAGAAGAATGTCTTGTAGATAATTGTTCTTAAAAGAGTTGGTCTCCACCAATCTTTTCCAGCAACAGGATTCTCGTTAGTGAACGTAAAAGATTCAAAACATCAAAATGATTTTTCATGCTCTCAACTGTCTGAGCATCAGCAGAATTAATCCTTTAgagttcagattattctgtcaaatgtgatgtttgtttatttaaaatggtttgaattaatcatgcattatcttgtaatttagaaatttcagtgatgtgattttttagttttagaatgacattgtagggctgaggtgagaggtgaGATCTGGTaggtttcaatataaaacaggctaaatattttggccagatatggctaaagggttaatccattgtcataattttatacatttataaagaaCACTCTATCAAACTGAtatgagacatcatcatcatcattgtttgactgtggtcgagacaatggaatttaccatgctacgccagacttcacggtccatcatggcattacggaggtccctggagattacatcagggtaggaaagtgtagccctctggtattgcgagtaaatggcttccagaggagaagagtagaaattacttcttttttcagctctacaacaatgtccagcaaactggactctcccacctttcacaagagatgacacaggtggtactttcccatatatttgcattttggttggatggcgcttccacgagagattttgagctctcataaggaggcgagtgtaggttccatccaaccgcctctcaagcttctttgataacgtccaggtttctgagccatatagtagtattggttcgactgtggctttgaatatttcaagtttgaagtctctacttagatttgatgaccagatcttatgcatgtcattacaggctgaccaggccataccctttctagttagaaagtctttcccagatgatgatatgcatgacccaagatatttgtaatcagaaaccatatttagtCAGACTTTATGGGTGTCAGCATGAATTCAGTGGCTTTGAGCTGCAGAATATGttgaagcagaaaaagaaaaaaatggacattaaatgatcatATTCTCTGCAATGTGATACAAATAAATCTGAGGATCCAGTCTTTGATATTACCAAATTCAAAAGCTAGGCAAGGGGAGAGAAATGTTAGCATCTGCTGCAAGTTTAGAAAGTTAAGCAATCTTTCAGTTTAGGAACATAAAACGGCTGCCTTACACGAGTGAAAGTGCATTAGATGCTTGTGTACCACAACAGAAGCATTTCTTCCCTGATGTAAGGCAGAACCTAGAAAGATGTGATGATTTTATCGTTGCTATAATAATTAACCCAGCTTCACTCATTTGTTGTTTGATCAACTTTATTTGATGACAGTCACTGTTAGTGGTGTATTAGAACTTGGCTGCATTTTTGATCCAAGAGGAAACATTAGCTCCAACtacattgtgggtagtaaagaaattatatatataacactgataaagtgttttgttcagtttatattaatttgttaACTACAAGAATTTCCCAGACATTTTAGTGAAGCGGTTTTGCTCAAACAAAAGCACATTTGTAGACCAGAGAATGACAAATAACAGTGAGCAGATCTTTTTCCAGTGAATGCTTTTGAATTACAAGACCACAActcagagaatgattttccaatgtatttcacaataatttttctttcttcagtttgtATTCAGCTGTGGATTACAAGCGAAGACTAACCTCAtgctatatataacattttaaacaGCCATGGGACCACCACTTCATAGAGCTATATATAACATTGATAAAGTGTTTTGTCCAGTGCATATTAATTTGTTAACTACAAGGTTATAATTCTCAAATAAGAATTTCCCAGACATTTTAGTGAAGCGGTTTTGCTCAAACAAAAGCACATTTGTAGACCAGAGAATGATTTTTGATATATCTCACCATTATAGATATTCTCCAATGTCTATCTGTATTTGATGATGAACAAAAAAGCTTAGATTCATAAGAAAAGGACTCTTTATGTTAAATCAAGAGATTTCCCtcctgtgtgtatttgtttgtgtgtttttaacagACTATTTTTACTAAATGAAATCCCACACATTTCACAATTATACAGTTTTTCTCCTGAGTGTAGTCTTTTGCGTTctgttaaatataaacaaacgacTCCTCACATATTTCacactgaaatggtttctctcttgtGTGACTACGTTTGTGCGTTGTTAAATCACCGTTAGTGCTGAAAGACTTCCCACAGATTTCAAAgtaatatggtttttctccagtgtgactACGATTGTGGATAATAAGGCAACAATTCTGAgtaaatgattttccacagattttgcaataatttttctttcttcagtttgtATTCAGCTGTGGATTACAAGCGAAGACTAACCTCAtgctatatataacattttaaacaGCCATGGGACCACCACTTCATAGAGCTATATATAACATTGATAAAGTGTTTTGTCCAGTGTATATTAATTTGTTTACTACAAGGTTATAATTCTCAAATAAGAATTTCCCAGACATTTTAGTGAAGCggttttgctcaaacaaaaacaCATTTGTAGACTAGAGAATGCAAATAACAGTGAGCAGATCTTTTTCCAGTGAATGCTTTTGAATTACAAGACCACAActcagagaatgattttccaatgtatttcacaataatttttctttcttcagtttgtATTCAGCTGTGGATTACAAGCGAAGACTAACCTCAtgctatatataacattttaaacaGCCATGGGACCACCACTTCATAGAGCTATATATAACATTGATAAAGTGTTTTGTCCAGTGCATATTAATTTGTTAACTACAAGGTTATAATTCTCAAATAAGAATTTCCCAGACATTTTAGTGAAGCGGTTTTGCTCAAACAAAAGCACATTTGTAGACCAGAGAATGATTTTTGATATATCTCACCATTATAGATATTCTCCAATGTCTATCTGTATTTGATGATGAACAAAAAAGCTTAGATTCATAAGAAAAGGACTCTTTATGTTAAATCAAGAGATTTCCCtcctgtgtgtatttgtttgtgtgtttttaacagACTATTTTTACTAAATGAAATCCCACACATTTCACAATTATACAGTTTTTCTCCTGAGTGTAGTCTTTTGCGTTctgttaaatataaacaaacgacTCCTCACATATTTCacactgaaatggtttctctcttgtGTGACTACGTTTGTGCGTTGTTAAATCACCGTTAGTGCTGAAAGACTTCCCACAGATTTCAAAgtaatatggtttttctccagtgtgactATGATTGTGGATAATAAGGCAACAATTCTGAgtaaatgattttccacagattttgcaataatttttctttcttcagtttgtATTCAGCTGTGGATTACAAGCGAAGACTAACCTCAtgctatatataacattttaaacaGCCATGGGACCACCACTTCATAGAGCTATATATAACATTGATAAAGTGTTTTGTCCAGTGTATATTAATTTGTTTACTACAAGGTTATAATTCTCAAATAAGAATTTCCCAGACATTTTAGTGAAGCggttttgctcaaacaaaaacaCATTTGTAGACTAGAGAATGATTTTTGATATATCTCACCATTATAGATATTCTCCAATGTCTATTTGTATTTGACGATGAACAAAAAAGTTTAGATTCATAAGAAAAGGACTCTTTATGTTAAATCAAGAGATTTCCCtcctgtgtgtatttgtttgtgagtTTTTAACAGACTATTTTTAATAAAGGAAATCCCACACGTTTCACAATTATACGGTTTTTCTCCTGAGTGTAGTCTTTTGTGTTCTGTTAAATATCTTCTATAAACAAACGACTCCTCACATATTTCACACTAAAATGGTTTCTCTCTTGTGTGTCGTTAAATCACCGTTAGTGCTGAAAGatttcccacagatttcacagtaatatggtttttctccagtgtgactACGATTGTGGATAATAAGGCAACAATTCTgagtaaatgatttaccacagatttcgcaataatttttctttcttcagtttgtATTCAGCTGTGGATTACAAGCGAAGACTTACCTCAagctatatataacattttaaataGCCATAGGACCACCACTTCATAGAGCTATATATAACATTGATAAAGTGTTTTGTCCactgtatattaatttgttaACTACAAGGTTATAATTCTCAAACAAGAATTTCCCAGACATTTTAGTGAAGCGGTTTTTCTCAAACAAAAGCACATTTGTAGACCAGAGAATGATTTTTGATATATCTCACCATTATAGATATTCTCCAATGTCTATCTGTATTTGATGATGAACAAAAAAGCTTAGATTCATAAGAAAAGGACTCTTTATGTTAAATTAAGAGATTTCCCtcctgtgtgtatttgtttgtgtgtttttaacagACTATTTTTAATAAAGGAAATCCCGCACATTTCACAATTATACGGTTTTTCTCCTGAGTGTAGTCTTTTGTGTTCTGTTAAATATCTTCTATAAACAAAGGACTCCTCACATATTTCacactgaaatggtttctctcttgtGTGACTACGTTTGTGTGTCGTTAAATCACCGTTAGTGCTGAAAGAttttccacagatttcacagtaatatggcttttctccagtgTGACTACGATTGTGGATAATAAGGCAAGAATTCTGAgtaaatgattttccacagatttcacaatgaaatggtttttctcctgtatgaatacgtttatgtttgttTAAATCACCATTCTGAACAAAatatttcccacaaatttcacagtgaaaaggtttttctccagtatgaattcgTTTATGAACAACAAGGTTAGAattgtcagagaatgatttgccgCATATTTCACAAGgaaaaggtttctctcctgtgtgactaCGTTTGTGTGTTGTTAAATCACCATTGGACGCCAACGATTTTCCGCACACCTCACAGTGGAAAGGCTTTTCCCCCGTGTGTATTCGTTTGTGTCTATTTAACTGACCTTTGGTGttaaatgattttccacagatttcacaatgaaaTGGTTTTTCTCCCGTATGAATTCTTCTGTGAACGACAAGATTAGAATTATCAGAGAAAGatttcccacagatttcacaaggaaagggtttttcacctgtatgttTCCTTATATGTTTTTTCAAGTCGCCATTCTTGACAAAatatttcccacaaatttcacaatgaaacggcttctctcctgtatgactgcGTATGTGAACTACAAGACTAGAATTATcggagaatgattttccacagatttcacaatggtaaggtttctctcctgtgtggattCGTTTGTGAactacaaaattagaattatcagagaatgattttccacacaTTTCACAGTGAAACGGTTTTTCACCCGAGTGTATCCTCCTGTGTATCGTTAAATTATTGTTTGAGACAAAATATTTTCCACAAATGTCACAATGATAGGCCGTTACCTTATTATGTATTTCTTTGTGCACGGAGACTTCACGCTCTGAAGAGAATGTCTTCTTACAAATCTCACAGTAATATTCAGGAACATTTTTGTCTACAAGTTTATCACATCTGTCGGTTTCTGTAGCTGTatttatattggtaaaaacagttcCATTTGAAGTGTCCGAGTGATTAACGTCCTCCATATTAATTCTTGAGGAATTCCTAAAAGTTGGGTAAAGTCTGACAGAATAATCTATCGtgctttagtttttttgtttttatctatcgTGAAACTGTTTACACGAgtggaaaatatataatgtaggtatatatattctaCTCACCATTAGAATACTTGCAGCTGACTGGGCACTATTCTAGTAATTCACATTTTGctgcaaatataattatatctatgtcAAAATTAAGAAATGTAGACATGGTTAAAAGATGCTGTCCCAGTCTAAAGGATAAGCAGTCCATAAACGGACGTCCTGGTGAAATCGGAGCGATCTTAAGAGATATTGCATTGCAGTAATAATCACAACAGAAAAGCAAAAATCACGGCGAAAAAACGATGTCGGGAGACAGAATATGAGTGTTTATAATAGAGACTCAATAtacgtgtacgtacgtatgtataggagtgtgtacGTATTCTCATATAAGTATAGTCCCAATAAATGGGGTTTGTTTCCCACGAATAGAGGGAAAGAACAACAATGTGTGTTGCGATGGTAATTCAAATAAGAAAAATCTTTTCAATTTGAAATTCAGCTGAAAAAAGTCAAGGATATTCAGAATAGATATTCCctcattttgacaaattaaatttaaatgttgaagtgaatcgaacggcttttgtgtgtttcttaaatggcttacaaacaccttccacgctgcaattgttttcgtttcagcacacgatctcagatcaagtcacttgctatgcaagtacatctctgttatTCCCTCATTTTATAGATTATTAAAACCCGTCCTGTAAAATAGGGAACAATCAATATACGATGTAATGTATTTAATCATGAAGATGACAGAACACAGATCATGAAACATGTAAATCAAACTTCGCATTAATATCAGATAATTACTACACAACATAATTACATTAGCTAAACTAATTAATCTTACCAAGTAGGCGGTGACGTTGACGATTTTCCCGCGTTGGAATGACACCGGTGACTTCAATTAAAAAGTTCCTAACGTAATTTAACGTTCAGAATCACCTTTAATTgcataaatttgtttcttttataaggttgtcccagaagttcgtagaaagtcttggaaaataatggtctttattttgaggaataatttttgttgcttttgttagtacttggcgagtaaaaattcaattttcgcaagtgtttacgaacttttgggacaacctaataatatATGGACACCATGTtaaatagaaaattataattataataataataataatctcggatttttttcttttgaacggcaaagtgtttagttaactagagattgtgttgacatgtgccgttcaaaaggaaaagatccataacCTCAGAGCAAAATAACAATTACGTATCTATGAAGGTGCCTCTACGTGTCtttcgacctactagaaatagcagccaagtacCTTTCGTAGTAGATCTGCTATCTCATCATTAAGAAAAAAGAACGACATATTGGACAGTGTAGTCCTACATAATATAAGCTGTAAGTTCCACGGCAATCGCCTCcacggcaatctttcgtctctagtagacctttccgtcgatttccgtaaaaaatttttttttttacatatgggcttgcgggaacttttgaagtaatgagagcgaaagagactaagagaaagcgattgtatgacgagggaagttcttttgaagttaccgtgcatgggaagcattgatgtacatgtgtgtgtgtgtgtgtgtttgatggggtgtgggagacagacagtatgttgtgtaagtgaagtgcttctgttagtgtgtgtgaagagacagagagtaatgtgtgaaagagagagataactgaaattttttactcggtgtatgtgtatatgtatgtatattacttcaaaagttcccgcaagcccatatgtaaaaaaaagacatttttttacggaaatcgacggaaaggtctactagagacgaaagatcgccagttCCACTAATAGCCACGAttacataaataagtaaatgaatatatggatcttttcggtttgaccgaattttataatttaacataGGGTTTATCAACGCATTCACTGCGACCCTGCACTTCCTCTCTGTATCTTTGAATTTGGTCTTTCCTTCTGCAATTCACACCTTTTATGTTTAACGTTCCTAAGGTATATATTCTTCTAATTTGTTTTCTCTTGTTACATTTTCAGCGGTTTATTGTATGCCTTtccggcgatctttcgtctctagtagacctttccgtcgatttccgtaaaaaatttttttttttttttttacatatgggcttgcgggaacttttgaagtaatgagagcgaaagagactaagagaaagcgattgtatgacgagggaagttctcagttatctctttctttcacacattactctgtctcttcacacacactaacagaagcacttcacttacacaacatactgtctgtctcccacaccccatcaaacacacacacacacacacatgtacatcaatgcttcccatgcacggtaacttcaaaagaacttccctcgtcatacaatcgctttctcttagtctctttacttcaaaagttcccgcaagcccatatgtaaaaaaaaaaaaattttttttacggaaatcgacggaaaggtctactagagacgaaagatttccaaattttcaaatgttttcgttgttgctaatttttgtgttgttatttaagACCAAATGTGATTATAAGCTGCGATCTTTTACCCTATTCGATCCATTCTTGcagaaaatattggtttcgatttttggcacaagaccagcatctTGAGGGAGGGcataagtcaattgcatcaatc
The DNA window shown above is from Octopus sinensis linkage group LG30, ASM634580v1, whole genome shotgun sequence and carries:
- the LOC118768613 gene encoding zinc finger protein 239-like isoform X2 codes for the protein MEDVNHSDTSNGTVFTNINTATETDRCDKLVDKNVPEYYCEICKKTFSSEREVSVHKEIHNKVTAYHCDICGKYFVSNNNLTIHRRIHSGEKPFHCEMCGKSFSDNSNFVVHKRIHTGEKPYHCEICGKSFSDNSSLVVHIRSHTGEKPFHCEICGKYFVKNGDLKKHIRKHTGEKPFPCEICGKSFSDNSNLVVHRRIHTGEKPFHCEICGKSFNTKGQLNRHKRIHTGEKPFHCEVCGKSLASNGDLTTHKRSHTGEKPFPCEICGKSFSDNSNLVVHKRIHTGEKPFHCEICGKYFVQNGDLNKHKRIHTGEKPFHCEICGKSFTQNCCLIIHNRSHTGEKPYYCEICGKSFSTNGDLTTHKRETILV
- the LOC118768613 gene encoding zinc finger protein OZF-like isoform X1, yielding MEDVNHSDTSNGTVFTNINTATETDRCDKLVDKNVPEYYCEICKKTFSSEREVSVHKEIHNKVTAYHCDICGKYFVSNNNLTIHRRIHSGEKPFHCEMCGKSFSDNSNFVVHKRIHTGEKPYHCEICGKSFSDNSSLVVHIRSHTGEKPFHCEICGKYFVKNGDLKKHIRKHTGEKPFPCEICGKSFSDNSNLVVHRRIHTGEKPFHCEICGKSFNTKGQLNRHKRIHTGEKPFHCEVCGKSLASNGDLTTHKRSHTGEKPFPCEICGKSFSDNSNLVVHKRIHTGEKPFHCEICGKYFVQNGDLNKHKRIHTGEKPFHCEICGKSFTQNSCLIIHNRSHTGEKPYYCEICGKSFSTNGDLTTHKRSHTREKPFQCEICEESFVYRRYLTEHKRLHSGEKPYNCEMCGISFSKNSLLKTHKQIHTGGKSLDLT